Proteins found in one Cervus canadensis isolate Bull #8, Minnesota chromosome 24, ASM1932006v1, whole genome shotgun sequence genomic segment:
- the OBSL1 gene encoding obscurin-like protein 1 isoform X6, translating into MKAGSGDQGSPPCFLRFPRPVRVVSGAEAELKCVVLGEPPPIVVWEKGGQQLAASDRLSFPVDGAEHCLLLSGALPTDAGVYVCRARNSAGEAYAAAAVTVLEPPAPEPEPQLAERPLPPPGAGEGAPVFLTGPRSQWVLRGAEVVLECQVGGLPAPTLYWEKDGMALDEVWDSSHFSLEPGRVEGRAGAGASLALRILAARLPDSGVYVCHARNAHGHARAGALLQVQQPPESPPEDPDEAPTPVVEPLKCAPKTFWVNEGKHAKFRCYVMGKPEPEIEWHWEGRPLLPDRRRLMYRDRDGGFVLKVLYCQAKDRGLYVCAARNSAGQTLSAVQLHVKEPRLRFSRPLQDVEGREHGIAVLECKVPNSRIPTAWFREDQRLLPCRKYEQIEEGTVRRLIIHRLKADDDGVYLCEMRGRVRTVANVTVKGPILKRLPRKLDVFEGENAVLLVETREAGVEGRWSRDGEDLPATCQSSSGHMHALVLPGVTREDAGEVTFSLGNSRTTTLLRVKCVKHNPPGPPLLAEMFKGHRNTVLLTWKPPDPTPETPFIYRLERQEVGSEDWVQCFSIEKAGAVEVPGDCVPTEGDYRFRVCTVSEHGRSPHVVFHGSAHLVPTARLVAGLEDVQVYDGEDAIFSLDLSTVIQGTWFLNGEELKSKEPEGQVGPGPLRYRMEQHGLQHRLILQAVRHQDSGALIGFSCPGVQDSAALTIQESPVHILSPQDKVSLTFTTSDRVVLTCELSRVDFPASWYKDGQQVEESESLVVKMDGRKHRLILPEAQVQDSGEFECRTEGVSAFFIVTVQDPPVHIVAPREHVFVHAITSECVMLTCEVDREDAPVHWYKDGQEVEESDFVLLESEGPHRRLVLPSAQPSVGGEFQCVAGDERAYFTVTITGGAPDVSSWIVYPSGKVYVAAVRLERVVLTCELCRPWAEVRWTKDGEEVVESPALLLQKEDTVRRLVLPAVQLEDSGEYLCEIDDESASFTVTVTEPPVRILYPRDEVTLVAVSLECVVLMCALSREDAPVRWYKDGLEVEESEALVLESDGPRRRLVLPAAQPQDGGEFVCDAGDDSAFFTVTVTAPPERIVHPAARSLDLQFRAPGRVELRCEVAPAGSQVRWYKDGLEVEASDALQLGAEGPTRTLTLPHAQSEDAGEYVCETRDEAVTFNVSLAEPPVQFLAPEAAPGPLCVAPGEPVVLSCELSRAGAQVFWSHNGKPVQAGEGLELRAEGPRRVLCIRAADPVHAGLYTCQCGAAPGAPSLSFTVQVAETELLFLRRLQDVRAEEGQDVCLEVETGRVGAAGAVRWVRGGAPLPPDSRLSTAQDGHVYRLFIHGVVLADQGTYGCESHHDRTLARLSVRPKQLRVLRPLEDVTVIEGGSATFQLELSQEGVTGEWARGGVRLQPGPKCQIQAEGHAHHLVLSGLGLADSGCISFTADALRCAARLTVREAPVTIVRGLQDLEVTEGDTATFECALSQALADVTWEKDGQPLTPSARLRLQALGTRRLLQLRRCSPLDAGTYSCVVGMARAGPVHLVVRERKVSVLSELRSVSAREGDGATFECTVSEVETAGSWELGGRLLRPGGRVRIRQEGKKHILVLSELRAEDAGEVRFQAGPAQSVAQLEVEALPLQMHRRPPREKTVLVGRRAVLEVTVSRPGGQVCWLLEGAELCPGDKYQLRSHGPTHSLVIHDVRPEDQGTYCCQAGQDSAYTRLLVEGDAPLST; encoded by the exons ATGAAGGCGGGCTCGGGGGATCAGGGGAGCCCTCCGTGCTTCCTGCGCTTCCCGCGGCCCGTGCGGGTGGTAAGTGGCGCGGAGGCCGAGCTCAAGTGCGTGGTGCTGGGGGAGCCGCCGCCCATTGTCGTGTGGGAGAAGGGCGGGCAGCAGCTGGCGGCCTCCGATCGCCTGAGCTTCCCGGTGGACGGCGCCGAGCACTGCCTGCTGCTGAGCGGCGCCCTGCCCACCGACGCTGGGGTCTACGTGTGCCGCGCCCGCAACTCGGCCGGAGAGGCCTACGCGGCGGCCGCCGTCACCGTGCTGGAGCCTCCGGCCCCCGAGCCCGAGCCCCAGCTCGCCGAGCGCCCGCTGCCGCCGCCCGGAGCCGGGGAGGGCGCCCCGGTGTTCCTGACGGGGCCCCGGTCCCAGTGGGTGCTGCGGGGGGCGGAGGTGGTGCTAGAGTGCCAGGTGGGGGGCCTCCCCGCGCCCACGCTCTACTGGGAGAAGGATGGGATGGCGCTGGACGAAGTGTGGGACAGCAGCCACTTCTCACTCGAGCCGGGCCGCGTCGAGGGTCGCGCGGGCGCGGGCGCGAGCCTGGCGCTTCGCATCCTGGCGGCTCGGCTGCCCGACTCGGGCGTCTACGTGTGCCACGCCCGCAACGCGCACGGCCACGCGCGGGCCGGGGCGCTCCTGCAGGTGCAGCAGCCCCCCGAGAGCCCGCCCGAGGACCCCGACGAGGCCCCCACGCCCGTGGTGGAGCCGCTCAAGTGCGCGCCCAAGACCTTCTGGGTGAACGAGGGCAAGCACGCCAAGTTCCGCTGCTACGTGATGGGCAAGCCGGAGCCCGAGATCGAATGGCACTGGGAGGGCCGCCCGCTGCTCCCCGATCGCCGCCGCCTCATGTACCGCGACCGAGACGGCGGCTTTGTGCTCAAGGTGCTATATTGCCAGGCCAAGGACCGCGGGCTCTACGTGTGCGCCGCGCGCAATTCGGCAGGCCAGACGCTGAGTGCCGTGCAGCTGCACGTGAAAG AGCCCCGCCTCCGCTTCTCGAGGCCGCTGCAGGACGTGGAGGGCCGGGAGCAtggaattgcggtgctggagtgTAAAGTCCCCAACTCGCGCATTCCCACCGCCTGGTTCCGCGAGGACCAGCGGCTGCTACCCTGCCGCAAGTACGAGCAAATCGAGGAGGGCACGGTCCGCCGCCTCATCATCCACAGGCTGAAGGCGGACGACGACGGCGTCTACCTGTGCGAGATGCGCGGCCGGGTGCGCACCGTGGCCAACGTGACGGTCAAAG GGCCGATCCTGAAGCGGCTGCCCCGGAAGCTCGACGTTTTTGAGGGCGAAAACGCGGTGCTGCTGGTGGAGACTCGCGAGGCTGGGGTGGAGGGACGCTGGAGCCGCGACGGGGAGGACCTGCCGGCCACCTGCCAGAGCAGCTCGGGCCACATGCACGCCCTGGTCCTTCCAGGGGTCACCCGAGAAGATGCCGGGGAGGTCACCTTCAGTCTGGGCAACTCCCGGACCACCACTCTGCTCAGAGTCAAAT GCGTCAAGCATAATCCCCCGGGACCCCCGCTGTTGGCCGAGATGTTCAAGGGCCACAGGAACACAGTCCTGCTCACCTGGAAGCCTCCAGACCCCACCCCCGAGACCCCCTTCATCTACCGGCTGGAGCGGCAGGAGGTGGGCTCGGAAGACTGGGTCCAGTGCTTCAGCATTGAGAAAGCTGGGGCCGTGGAGGTGCCCGGGGACTGCGTGCCGACCGAGGGCGACTACCGCTTCCGAGTCTGCACCGTCAGCGAACACGGCCGCAGCCCCCACGTGGTGTTCCACGGGTCTGCTCACCTGG TGCCCACAGCTCGCCTGGTGGCTGGTCTGGAGGACGTGCAGGTGTATGACGGGGAAGACGCCATCTTCTCCCTGGATCTCTCCACCGTCATCCAGGGCACCTGGTTCCTTAACGGGGAGGAGCTCAAGAGTAAGGAGCCAGAGGGCCAGGTGGGGCCCGGGCCCCTGCGGTACCGGATGGAACAGCATGGCCTGCAGCACAGGCTCATCCTGCAGGCCGTCCGGCATCAGGACAGCGGCGCCCTGATCGGCTTCAGCTGCCCCGGTGTGCAGGACTCAGCAGCCCTCACCATCCAAG AGAGCCCTGTGCACATCCTGAGCCCCCAGGACAAGGTGTCGCTGACCTTCACGACCTCGGATCGGGTGGTACTGACCTGTGAGCTCTCGCGGGTGGACTTCCCAGCGAGCTGGTACAAGGATGGGCAGCAGGTGGAGGAGAGCGAGTCACTGGTGGTGAAGATGGACGGGCGCAAACACCGCCTGATCCTGCCCGAGGCCCAGGTCCAGGACAGCGGCGAATTCGAGTGCAGGACGGAAGGCGTCTCAGCCTTCTTCATCGTCACCGTCCAAG ACCCCCCAGTGCACATCGTGGCCCCCCGGGAGCACGTGTTTGTGCACGCCATCACCTCCGAGTGCGTCATGCTGACCTGTGAGGTGGACCGGGAGGACGCCCCCGTGCACTGGTACAAGGACgggcaggaggtggaggagagcGACTTCGTGCTGCTGGAGAGTGAAGGGCCCCACCGCCGCCTCGTGCTGCCCTCCGCCCAGCCTTCTGTCGGGGGCGAGTTCCAGTGCGTCGCTGGGGACGAGCGCGCCTACTTCACTGTGACCATCACAGGTGGGGCTCCAG ACGTCTCCTCGTGGATCGTGTACCCCAGCGGCAAGGTGTACGTGGCGGCCGTGCGCCTGGAGCGTGTGGTGCTGACCTGCGAGCTGTGCCGGCCCTGGGCCGAGGTGCGCTGGACCAAGGATGGCGAGGAGGTGGTGGAGAGTCCCGCGCTGCTCCTGCAGAAGGAGGACACGGTGCGCCGCCTGGTGCTGCCCGCCGTTCAGCTCGAAGACTCGGGCGAGTACTTGTGTGAAATCGATGACGAATCCGCCTCGTTCACGGTCACCGTCACAG AACCCCCAGTGCGCATCCTGTACCCCCGGGACGAGGTGACCCTGGTGGCCGTGAGCTTGGAGTGTGTGGTGCTGATGTGTGCACTGTCTCGGGAGGATGCCCCGGTGCGCTGGTACAAGGATGGGCTGGAGGTGGAGGAGAGCGAGGCCCTGGTGCTGGAGAGCGACGGGCCCCGCCGTCGCCTGGTGCTGCCCGCCGCCCAGCCCCAGGATGGGGGCGAGTTCGTATGCGATGCCGGAGacgactcagccttctttactgtcACCGTCACAG CCCCTCCAGAGAGGATTGTTCACCCAGCAGCCCGCTCCCTGGACCTGCAGTTCAGGGCTCCAGGGCGCGTGGAGCTGCGCTGCGAGGTGGCCCCGGCTGGGTCCCAGGTGCGCTGGTACAAGGATGGGCTGGAGGTGGAAGCATCGGATGCCCTGCAGCTGGGGGCCGAGGGGCCCACCCGCACCCTGACCTTGCCTCATGCCCAGTCAGAGGACGCCGGGGAGTATGTGTGTGAGACTCGCGATGAAGCCGTCACCTTCAACGTCAGCCTGGCTG AGCCCCCTGTCCAGTTCCTTGCCCCAGAGGCCGCCCCTGGCCCGCTCTGCGTGGCCCCCGGGGAGCCGGTGGTGCTGAGCTGTGAACTGTCCAGAGCTGGTGCCCAGGTCTTCTGGAGCCATAACGGGAAGCCGGTGCAGGCAGGCGAGGGCCTGGAGCTCCGAGCCGAAGGACCCCGCCGCGTCCTCTGCATCCGGGCTGCAGACCCGGTCCACGCAGGCCTCTACACCTGCCAGTGTGGGGCAGCGCCCGGGGCCCCCAGCCTCAGCTTCACCGTCCAAGTGGCTG AAACGGAGCTGCTGTTCCTGCGGCGGCTGCAGGATGTGCGGGCGGAGGAAGGCCAGGACGTGTGCCTCGAAGTGGAGACCGGCCGTGTGGGGGCAGCAGGGGCCGTGCGCTGGGTGCGAGGTGGGGCGCCCCTGCCCCCTGACTCCCGCCTGTCCACAGCCCAGGACGGCCACGTCTACCGCCTCTTCATCCACGGCGTCGTGCTGGCCGACCAGGGCACCTACGGCTGCGAGAGCCACCATGACCGCACCCTGGCCCGGCTCAGCGTGAGGC CAAAGCAGCTAAGGGTGCTTCGACCTCTGGAGGATGTGACCGTCATCGAGGGGGGCAGTGCTACCTTCCAGCTGGAGCTGTCCCAGGAGGGGGTGACTGGGGAATGGGCCCGGGGTGGAGTCCGGCTGCAACCGGGGCCCAAGTGCCAAATTCAGGCCGAAGGCCACGCTCACCACCTGGTCCTCAGCGGCCTGGGCCTGGCTGACTCGggctgcatctccttcactgcgGATGCGCTGCGCTGCGCAGCCAGACTCACCGTGAGAG AGGCCCCAGTGACCATTGTGCGGGGGCTCCAGGACCTTGAAGTGACCGAGGGCGACACAGCTACGTTCGAGTGCGCACTTTCCCAGGCCTTGGCTGATGTCACCTGGGAAAAG GATGGGCAGCCGCTCACCCCTAGCGCTCGGCTCAGGCTCCAGGCCCTCGGCACGCGCCGCCTTCTCCAGCTGCGGCGCTGCAGCCCCTTGGATGCAGGGACCTACAGCTGCGTGGTGGGGATGGCCCGAGCTGGGCCCGTTCACCTAGTGGTGCGCG AGCGCAAGGTGTCTGTCCTCTCTGAGCTGCGGTCCGTGAGCGCCCGCGAAGGCGACGGAGCCACGTTCGAGTGCACCGTGTCGGAGGTCGAgacagctgggagctgggagctcgGAGGCCGCCTGCTGAGACCCGGAGGCCGCGTCCGCATCCGACAGGAAG GGAAGAAACACATTCTGGTGCTGAGCGAACTGCGCGCAGAGGACGCTGGTGAGGTCCGCTTCCAGGCGGGACCCGCCCAGTCCGTGGCTCAACTGGAGGTGGAGG
- the OBSL1 gene encoding obscurin-like protein 1 isoform X4, translated as MKAGSGDQGSPPCFLRFPRPVRVVSGAEAELKCVVLGEPPPIVVWEKGGQQLAASDRLSFPVDGAEHCLLLSGALPTDAGVYVCRARNSAGEAYAAAAVTVLEPPAPEPEPQLAERPLPPPGAGEGAPVFLTGPRSQWVLRGAEVVLECQVGGLPAPTLYWEKDGMALDEVWDSSHFSLEPGRVEGRAGAGASLALRILAARLPDSGVYVCHARNAHGHARAGALLQVQQPPESPPEDPDEAPTPVVEPLKCAPKTFWVNEGKHAKFRCYVMGKPEPEIEWHWEGRPLLPDRRRLMYRDRDGGFVLKVLYCQAKDRGLYVCAARNSAGQTLSAVQLHVKEPRLRFSRPLQDVEGREHGIAVLECKVPNSRIPTAWFREDQRLLPCRKYEQIEEGTVRRLIIHRLKADDDGVYLCEMRGRVRTVANVTVKGPILKRLPRKLDVFEGENAVLLVETREAGVEGRWSRDGEDLPATCQSSSGHMHALVLPGVTREDAGEVTFSLGNSRTTTLLRVKCVKHNPPGPPLLAEMFKGHRNTVLLTWKPPDPTPETPFIYRLERQEVGSEDWVQCFSIEKAGAVEVPGDCVPTEGDYRFRVCTVSEHGRSPHVVFHGSAHLVPTARLVAGLEDVQVYDGEDAIFSLDLSTVIQGTWFLNGEELKSKEPEGQVGPGPLRYRMEQHGLQHRLILQAVRHQDSGALIGFSCPGVQDSAALTIQESPVHILSPQDKVSLTFTTSDRVVLTCELSRVDFPASWYKDGQQVEESESLVVKMDGRKHRLILPEAQVQDSGEFECRTEGVSAFFIVTVQDPPVHIVAPREHVFVHAITSECVMLTCEVDREDAPVHWYKDGQEVEESDFVLLESEGPHRRLVLPSAQPSVGGEFQCVAGDERAYFTVTITGGAPDVSSWIVYPSGKVYVAAVRLERVVLTCELCRPWAEVRWTKDGEEVVESPALLLQKEDTVRRLVLPAVQLEDSGEYLCEIDDESASFTVTVTEPPVRILYPRDEVTLVAVSLECVVLMCALSREDAPVRWYKDGLEVEESEALVLESDGPRRRLVLPAAQPQDGGEFVCDAGDDSAFFTVTVTAPPERIVHPAARSLDLQFRAPGRVELRCEVAPAGSQVRWYKDGLEVEASDALQLGAEGPTRTLTLPHAQSEDAGEYVCETRDEAVTFNVSLAEPPVQFLAPEAAPGPLCVAPGEPVVLSCELSRAGAQVFWSHNGKPVQAGEGLELRAEGPRRVLCIRAADPVHAGLYTCQCGAAPGAPSLSFTVQVAEPPLVKLVSELTPLTVHEGDDATFRCEVSPPDADITWLRNGVVVTPGPQLEMTQNGSSRTLTVRSCRLEDTGTVTARAGGTSTSARLHVRETELLFLRRLQDVRAEEGQDVCLEVETGRVGAAGAVRWVRGGAPLPPDSRLSTAQDGHVYRLFIHGVVLADQGTYGCESHHDRTLARLSVRPKQLRVLRPLEDVTVIEGGSATFQLELSQEGVTGEWARGGVRLQPGPKCQIQAEGHAHHLVLSGLGLADSGCISFTADALRCAARLTVREAPVTIVRGLQDLEVTEGDTATFECALSQALADVTWEKDGQPLTPSARLRLQALGTRRLLQLRRCSPLDAGTYSCVVGMARAGPVHLVVRERKVSVLSELRSVSAREGDGATFECTVSEVETAGSWELGGRLLRPGGRVRIRQEGKKHILVLSELRAEDAGEVRFQAGPAQSVAQLEVEALPLQMHRRPPREKTVLVGRRAVLEVTVSRPGGQVCWLLEGAELCPGDKYQLRSHGPTHSLVIHDVRPEDQGTYCCQAGQDSAYTRLLVEGDAPLST; from the exons ATGAAGGCGGGCTCGGGGGATCAGGGGAGCCCTCCGTGCTTCCTGCGCTTCCCGCGGCCCGTGCGGGTGGTAAGTGGCGCGGAGGCCGAGCTCAAGTGCGTGGTGCTGGGGGAGCCGCCGCCCATTGTCGTGTGGGAGAAGGGCGGGCAGCAGCTGGCGGCCTCCGATCGCCTGAGCTTCCCGGTGGACGGCGCCGAGCACTGCCTGCTGCTGAGCGGCGCCCTGCCCACCGACGCTGGGGTCTACGTGTGCCGCGCCCGCAACTCGGCCGGAGAGGCCTACGCGGCGGCCGCCGTCACCGTGCTGGAGCCTCCGGCCCCCGAGCCCGAGCCCCAGCTCGCCGAGCGCCCGCTGCCGCCGCCCGGAGCCGGGGAGGGCGCCCCGGTGTTCCTGACGGGGCCCCGGTCCCAGTGGGTGCTGCGGGGGGCGGAGGTGGTGCTAGAGTGCCAGGTGGGGGGCCTCCCCGCGCCCACGCTCTACTGGGAGAAGGATGGGATGGCGCTGGACGAAGTGTGGGACAGCAGCCACTTCTCACTCGAGCCGGGCCGCGTCGAGGGTCGCGCGGGCGCGGGCGCGAGCCTGGCGCTTCGCATCCTGGCGGCTCGGCTGCCCGACTCGGGCGTCTACGTGTGCCACGCCCGCAACGCGCACGGCCACGCGCGGGCCGGGGCGCTCCTGCAGGTGCAGCAGCCCCCCGAGAGCCCGCCCGAGGACCCCGACGAGGCCCCCACGCCCGTGGTGGAGCCGCTCAAGTGCGCGCCCAAGACCTTCTGGGTGAACGAGGGCAAGCACGCCAAGTTCCGCTGCTACGTGATGGGCAAGCCGGAGCCCGAGATCGAATGGCACTGGGAGGGCCGCCCGCTGCTCCCCGATCGCCGCCGCCTCATGTACCGCGACCGAGACGGCGGCTTTGTGCTCAAGGTGCTATATTGCCAGGCCAAGGACCGCGGGCTCTACGTGTGCGCCGCGCGCAATTCGGCAGGCCAGACGCTGAGTGCCGTGCAGCTGCACGTGAAAG AGCCCCGCCTCCGCTTCTCGAGGCCGCTGCAGGACGTGGAGGGCCGGGAGCAtggaattgcggtgctggagtgTAAAGTCCCCAACTCGCGCATTCCCACCGCCTGGTTCCGCGAGGACCAGCGGCTGCTACCCTGCCGCAAGTACGAGCAAATCGAGGAGGGCACGGTCCGCCGCCTCATCATCCACAGGCTGAAGGCGGACGACGACGGCGTCTACCTGTGCGAGATGCGCGGCCGGGTGCGCACCGTGGCCAACGTGACGGTCAAAG GGCCGATCCTGAAGCGGCTGCCCCGGAAGCTCGACGTTTTTGAGGGCGAAAACGCGGTGCTGCTGGTGGAGACTCGCGAGGCTGGGGTGGAGGGACGCTGGAGCCGCGACGGGGAGGACCTGCCGGCCACCTGCCAGAGCAGCTCGGGCCACATGCACGCCCTGGTCCTTCCAGGGGTCACCCGAGAAGATGCCGGGGAGGTCACCTTCAGTCTGGGCAACTCCCGGACCACCACTCTGCTCAGAGTCAAAT GCGTCAAGCATAATCCCCCGGGACCCCCGCTGTTGGCCGAGATGTTCAAGGGCCACAGGAACACAGTCCTGCTCACCTGGAAGCCTCCAGACCCCACCCCCGAGACCCCCTTCATCTACCGGCTGGAGCGGCAGGAGGTGGGCTCGGAAGACTGGGTCCAGTGCTTCAGCATTGAGAAAGCTGGGGCCGTGGAGGTGCCCGGGGACTGCGTGCCGACCGAGGGCGACTACCGCTTCCGAGTCTGCACCGTCAGCGAACACGGCCGCAGCCCCCACGTGGTGTTCCACGGGTCTGCTCACCTGG TGCCCACAGCTCGCCTGGTGGCTGGTCTGGAGGACGTGCAGGTGTATGACGGGGAAGACGCCATCTTCTCCCTGGATCTCTCCACCGTCATCCAGGGCACCTGGTTCCTTAACGGGGAGGAGCTCAAGAGTAAGGAGCCAGAGGGCCAGGTGGGGCCCGGGCCCCTGCGGTACCGGATGGAACAGCATGGCCTGCAGCACAGGCTCATCCTGCAGGCCGTCCGGCATCAGGACAGCGGCGCCCTGATCGGCTTCAGCTGCCCCGGTGTGCAGGACTCAGCAGCCCTCACCATCCAAG AGAGCCCTGTGCACATCCTGAGCCCCCAGGACAAGGTGTCGCTGACCTTCACGACCTCGGATCGGGTGGTACTGACCTGTGAGCTCTCGCGGGTGGACTTCCCAGCGAGCTGGTACAAGGATGGGCAGCAGGTGGAGGAGAGCGAGTCACTGGTGGTGAAGATGGACGGGCGCAAACACCGCCTGATCCTGCCCGAGGCCCAGGTCCAGGACAGCGGCGAATTCGAGTGCAGGACGGAAGGCGTCTCAGCCTTCTTCATCGTCACCGTCCAAG ACCCCCCAGTGCACATCGTGGCCCCCCGGGAGCACGTGTTTGTGCACGCCATCACCTCCGAGTGCGTCATGCTGACCTGTGAGGTGGACCGGGAGGACGCCCCCGTGCACTGGTACAAGGACgggcaggaggtggaggagagcGACTTCGTGCTGCTGGAGAGTGAAGGGCCCCACCGCCGCCTCGTGCTGCCCTCCGCCCAGCCTTCTGTCGGGGGCGAGTTCCAGTGCGTCGCTGGGGACGAGCGCGCCTACTTCACTGTGACCATCACAGGTGGGGCTCCAG ACGTCTCCTCGTGGATCGTGTACCCCAGCGGCAAGGTGTACGTGGCGGCCGTGCGCCTGGAGCGTGTGGTGCTGACCTGCGAGCTGTGCCGGCCCTGGGCCGAGGTGCGCTGGACCAAGGATGGCGAGGAGGTGGTGGAGAGTCCCGCGCTGCTCCTGCAGAAGGAGGACACGGTGCGCCGCCTGGTGCTGCCCGCCGTTCAGCTCGAAGACTCGGGCGAGTACTTGTGTGAAATCGATGACGAATCCGCCTCGTTCACGGTCACCGTCACAG AACCCCCAGTGCGCATCCTGTACCCCCGGGACGAGGTGACCCTGGTGGCCGTGAGCTTGGAGTGTGTGGTGCTGATGTGTGCACTGTCTCGGGAGGATGCCCCGGTGCGCTGGTACAAGGATGGGCTGGAGGTGGAGGAGAGCGAGGCCCTGGTGCTGGAGAGCGACGGGCCCCGCCGTCGCCTGGTGCTGCCCGCCGCCCAGCCCCAGGATGGGGGCGAGTTCGTATGCGATGCCGGAGacgactcagccttctttactgtcACCGTCACAG CCCCTCCAGAGAGGATTGTTCACCCAGCAGCCCGCTCCCTGGACCTGCAGTTCAGGGCTCCAGGGCGCGTGGAGCTGCGCTGCGAGGTGGCCCCGGCTGGGTCCCAGGTGCGCTGGTACAAGGATGGGCTGGAGGTGGAAGCATCGGATGCCCTGCAGCTGGGGGCCGAGGGGCCCACCCGCACCCTGACCTTGCCTCATGCCCAGTCAGAGGACGCCGGGGAGTATGTGTGTGAGACTCGCGATGAAGCCGTCACCTTCAACGTCAGCCTGGCTG AGCCCCCTGTCCAGTTCCTTGCCCCAGAGGCCGCCCCTGGCCCGCTCTGCGTGGCCCCCGGGGAGCCGGTGGTGCTGAGCTGTGAACTGTCCAGAGCTGGTGCCCAGGTCTTCTGGAGCCATAACGGGAAGCCGGTGCAGGCAGGCGAGGGCCTGGAGCTCCGAGCCGAAGGACCCCGCCGCGTCCTCTGCATCCGGGCTGCAGACCCGGTCCACGCAGGCCTCTACACCTGCCAGTGTGGGGCAGCGCCCGGGGCCCCCAGCCTCAGCTTCACCGTCCAAGTGGCTG AACCCCCGCTGGTGAAGCTGGTCTCAGAGCTGACGCCACTCACAGTCCACGAGGGGGATGACGCCACATTCCGGTGTGAAGTCTCCCCACCAGACGCCGACATCACTTGGCTGCGCAATGGGGTCGTTGTCACGCCAGGGCCCCAGCTAGAAATGACCCAGAATGGGTCAAGCCGCACGCTGACAGTGCGAAGCTGCCGGCTCGAGGACACAGGGACTGTGACTGCCCGGGCCGGGGGCACGTCCACGAGTGCCCGGCTGCACGTTCGAG AAACGGAGCTGCTGTTCCTGCGGCGGCTGCAGGATGTGCGGGCGGAGGAAGGCCAGGACGTGTGCCTCGAAGTGGAGACCGGCCGTGTGGGGGCAGCAGGGGCCGTGCGCTGGGTGCGAGGTGGGGCGCCCCTGCCCCCTGACTCCCGCCTGTCCACAGCCCAGGACGGCCACGTCTACCGCCTCTTCATCCACGGCGTCGTGCTGGCCGACCAGGGCACCTACGGCTGCGAGAGCCACCATGACCGCACCCTGGCCCGGCTCAGCGTGAGGC CAAAGCAGCTAAGGGTGCTTCGACCTCTGGAGGATGTGACCGTCATCGAGGGGGGCAGTGCTACCTTCCAGCTGGAGCTGTCCCAGGAGGGGGTGACTGGGGAATGGGCCCGGGGTGGAGTCCGGCTGCAACCGGGGCCCAAGTGCCAAATTCAGGCCGAAGGCCACGCTCACCACCTGGTCCTCAGCGGCCTGGGCCTGGCTGACTCGggctgcatctccttcactgcgGATGCGCTGCGCTGCGCAGCCAGACTCACCGTGAGAG AGGCCCCAGTGACCATTGTGCGGGGGCTCCAGGACCTTGAAGTGACCGAGGGCGACACAGCTACGTTCGAGTGCGCACTTTCCCAGGCCTTGGCTGATGTCACCTGGGAAAAG GATGGGCAGCCGCTCACCCCTAGCGCTCGGCTCAGGCTCCAGGCCCTCGGCACGCGCCGCCTTCTCCAGCTGCGGCGCTGCAGCCCCTTGGATGCAGGGACCTACAGCTGCGTGGTGGGGATGGCCCGAGCTGGGCCCGTTCACCTAGTGGTGCGCG AGCGCAAGGTGTCTGTCCTCTCTGAGCTGCGGTCCGTGAGCGCCCGCGAAGGCGACGGAGCCACGTTCGAGTGCACCGTGTCGGAGGTCGAgacagctgggagctgggagctcgGAGGCCGCCTGCTGAGACCCGGAGGCCGCGTCCGCATCCGACAGGAAG GGAAGAAACACATTCTGGTGCTGAGCGAACTGCGCGCAGAGGACGCTGGTGAGGTCCGCTTCCAGGCGGGACCCGCCCAGTCCGTGGCTCAACTGGAGGTGGAGG